A single genomic interval of Spirosoma taeanense harbors:
- the ilvB gene encoding biosynthetic-type acetolactate synthase large subunit has translation MEAITSVMPEIQEEPQAPTLINGSQALMRALVAEGVETIFGYPGGAIMPVYDALYDFQDQINHILVRHEQGAAHAAEGYARVTGRAGVCLVTSGPGATNLVTGIADALIDSTPMVCIVGQVGKKLLGTDAFQEADVMGVTMPITKWNYQITSADEVPDVLAKAFYIAQSGRPGPVLIDITKSAQLELMTRPFAYERCQNIISYRPRLVPKRDQVEAAARLINEAKRPYALVGHGVQIAKAEDELRLFVEKTGIPVATTLLGQSTIPTNHPLYVGWLGMHGNYGPNVLTDEADVIIAIGMRFDDRVTGDASKYIRQAKVIHIEIDPSEIDKIIRADAPVVGDAKEVLKALLPLVHPNDHTVWRNEFRKYDAIEHESITVPELTSTEGKIRMAEVIDLVSKKTKGEAILVTDVGQHQMMASRYYQFRRPNSLVTSGGMGTMGFALPAAFGAKVGAPDREVVAIIGDGCFQMTLQELGTIVQNKQPVKAIILNNNFLGMVRQWQQLFHERRYSFVELQNPDFITIAKGFGMAGHTCDQRDNLSASLDQMLAHDGPYLLEVIVEKEENVFPMVPAGASVSQIRLK, from the coding sequence ATGGAAGCAATCACCAGCGTTATGCCGGAAATTCAGGAGGAGCCACAGGCACCTACGCTTATTAATGGTTCTCAGGCCCTGATGCGAGCGCTCGTAGCTGAAGGTGTAGAAACCATTTTTGGTTATCCTGGCGGAGCGATCATGCCTGTCTACGATGCCCTCTATGACTTTCAGGATCAGATCAATCACATACTGGTTCGCCACGAACAGGGAGCCGCTCATGCCGCCGAAGGATACGCCCGCGTAACGGGCCGGGCGGGCGTCTGCCTCGTTACGTCAGGGCCAGGCGCAACCAACCTGGTTACGGGTATCGCCGATGCGCTCATTGACTCTACACCCATGGTGTGTATTGTGGGTCAGGTGGGCAAGAAACTACTTGGTACCGACGCGTTTCAGGAGGCCGATGTCATGGGCGTTACGATGCCTATCACCAAATGGAACTACCAGATTACGAGCGCCGACGAAGTGCCGGATGTCTTAGCCAAAGCTTTTTATATCGCTCAGTCGGGTCGGCCGGGACCGGTACTGATCGACATCACCAAAAGTGCGCAGCTAGAGCTGATGACCAGGCCGTTTGCTTACGAGCGCTGCCAGAACATCATCAGCTACCGGCCGCGTCTGGTACCGAAACGCGATCAGGTGGAGGCAGCCGCCCGGTTGATTAATGAAGCCAAACGCCCCTACGCGCTAGTCGGTCACGGGGTACAGATTGCCAAAGCGGAAGACGAACTTCGTCTGTTCGTGGAGAAAACAGGCATTCCGGTTGCCACCACGCTGCTGGGCCAATCGACAATTCCGACCAACCATCCGCTTTACGTTGGCTGGCTGGGTATGCACGGCAACTACGGGCCCAACGTTCTGACTGATGAAGCAGACGTAATCATTGCAATCGGAATGCGTTTCGACGACCGTGTGACGGGCGATGCGAGTAAATACATCAGGCAGGCCAAAGTCATTCATATTGAGATTGACCCGTCTGAAATTGATAAGATTATCCGCGCAGATGCGCCGGTGGTTGGCGATGCCAAAGAAGTTCTAAAAGCGCTGCTGCCGCTTGTTCATCCCAACGATCACACTGTCTGGCGGAATGAATTCCGAAAATACGACGCCATTGAGCACGAATCCATTACGGTTCCTGAGCTAACCAGTACCGAGGGTAAAATCCGGATGGCCGAAGTGATCGATCTGGTATCGAAAAAAACGAAGGGCGAGGCTATTCTGGTTACCGACGTTGGGCAGCATCAGATGATGGCATCGCGCTATTACCAGTTTCGTCGGCCCAATAGCCTGGTTACGTCGGGCGGTATGGGCACCATGGGGTTTGCCCTACCCGCAGCCTTTGGAGCTAAAGTTGGTGCCCCCGACCGGGAGGTTGTGGCGATAATCGGCGACGGCTGCTTTCAGATGACCCTGCAGGAGCTTGGCACAATCGTGCAGAATAAGCAGCCGGTTAAGGCAATCATCCTGAACAACAACTTTCTGGGTATGGTCCGCCAGTGGCAGCAGTTGTTCCACGAACGCCGGTATTCGTTTGTTGAGTTGCAAAACCCGGATTTCATCACCATTGCAAAAGGCTTTGGCATGGCCGGACACACCTGCGATCAGCGTGACAACTTATCCGCTTCGCTCGATCAGATGCTGGCCCACGACGGTCCTTACCTGCTCGAAGTGATTGTCGAAAAAGAAGAGAATGTGTTTCCAATGGTTCCGGCGGGCGCCAGCGTATCGCAGATCCGCTTGAAATAG
- the ilvN gene encoding acetolactate synthase small subunit, with product MTTYTICIFTENTIGLLNRITIIFTRRRINIESLTVSETERKGVSRFTIVIKHDSREAVEKLVRQIRKIVEVMAVFGYLNDEIVFNEIALFKVSTPLGGKALDVETINTRYKAWVVYWGLDYVVIEKTGAETEIFDFFSYLRQQHEILEFVRSGRVAVGKTEKGLVEYLPEAEWAYYL from the coding sequence ATGACAACCTACACCATCTGCATATTCACCGAAAATACCATCGGGCTGCTAAACCGCATCACGATCATTTTCACGCGCCGACGCATCAACATCGAAAGTCTGACCGTGTCGGAAACCGAGCGCAAGGGTGTATCGCGCTTTACGATTGTCATTAAGCACGATTCGCGCGAAGCTGTTGAAAAGCTGGTCCGCCAGATTCGTAAAATCGTAGAGGTGATGGCCGTATTTGGCTACCTCAACGATGAGATTGTATTCAACGAAATCGCCCTGTTCAAGGTCTCTACGCCCCTGGGCGGCAAAGCGCTGGATGTTGAGACAATTAACACCCGCTATAAAGCCTGGGTCGTTTACTGGGGGCTTGACTACGTCGTCATCGAAAAAACCGGTGCTGAGACCGAAATCTTCGACTTCTTCAGCTATCTGCGTCAGCAGCACGAGATTCTGGAGTTTGTTCGCTCGGGACGCGTGGCCGTCGGTAAAACCGAGAAGGGTCTGGTGGAGTATCTGCCGGAAGCCGAGTGGGCGTATTATCTGTAA
- the ilvC gene encoding ketol-acid reductoisomerase yields the protein MATINFGGVEEQVVTREEFPLEKAREVLANEVIAVIGYGVQGPGQSLNMRDNGFNVIVGQRKGKTYDKAVADGWVPGETLFEIEEALERGTIICFLLSDAAQIELWPTVKAALKPGKALYFSHGFGVTYKDQTGIVPPTDVDVFLVAPKGSGTSLRRLFVEGKGLNSSFAVYQDASGHAREKCIAMGIGVGSGYLFETDFYKEVTSDLTGERGTLMGAIQGIFAAQYEVLRANGHSPSEAFNETVEELTQSLMPLVAENGMDWMYANCSTTAQRGALDWWKPFRDATKPVFEKLYNSVKAGEQANISITRNSQPDYREKLETELAELRESEMWQAGSAVRSLRPERS from the coding sequence ATGGCAACGATTAATTTCGGAGGAGTTGAGGAGCAAGTTGTAACGCGGGAAGAGTTTCCGCTGGAAAAAGCCCGTGAGGTGCTGGCAAATGAAGTGATTGCCGTTATTGGCTATGGTGTGCAGGGCCCTGGTCAGTCGCTGAACATGCGTGACAACGGCTTCAACGTCATCGTCGGCCAGCGGAAAGGAAAAACCTACGACAAGGCTGTTGCCGACGGCTGGGTGCCGGGCGAAACGCTGTTCGAGATTGAAGAAGCACTCGAGCGCGGTACAATCATCTGCTTCCTGCTCTCCGATGCCGCTCAGATTGAACTGTGGCCGACTGTAAAAGCGGCTCTTAAACCCGGCAAAGCGCTGTACTTCTCGCACGGCTTCGGGGTTACGTATAAAGATCAGACCGGCATCGTTCCACCCACCGATGTAGACGTATTCCTCGTTGCGCCGAAAGGTTCAGGTACCTCGCTGCGCCGGCTTTTCGTGGAAGGCAAAGGCTTGAACTCAAGCTTCGCTGTTTACCAGGACGCATCGGGGCACGCCCGCGAAAAGTGCATTGCCATGGGTATCGGCGTTGGTTCAGGCTATCTGTTCGAAACCGATTTTTACAAAGAAGTAACCTCCGACCTGACCGGCGAGCGCGGTACGCTGATGGGCGCTATTCAGGGCATTTTTGCGGCTCAGTACGAAGTTCTCCGCGCCAACGGCCACAGCCCCTCGGAAGCCTTTAACGAAACAGTTGAAGAACTGACCCAGTCGCTCATGCCGCTCGTAGCCGAAAACGGCATGGACTGGATGTACGCCAACTGCTCGACGACCGCTCAGCGCGGTGCGCTCGACTGGTGGAAGCCTTTCCGCGACGCGACCAAGCCGGTTTTCGAGAAACTGTATAATTCAGTCAAAGCGGGCGAACAGGCCAATATCTCGATTACCCGCAACTCGCAGCCCGACTACCGCGAGAAGCTCGAAACTGAACTGGCCGAACTCCGGGAATCGGAAATGTGGCAGGCCGGTTCGGCCGTACGCTCGCTGCGCCCTGAGCGGAGCTAA
- the ilvA gene encoding threonine ammonia-lyase, whose amino-acid sequence MSTVADVDKKIVFPDLDNIYLAADRLRGVAVHTPLQENINLSDRYGANIFLKREDLQVVRSYKIRGAYNKMASLPAEALAKGVVCASAGNHAQGLAYACRKMAVQGTIFMPTTTPNQKVKQVKLFGKEFVEVMLIGDTYDDAYYAAIEYVKTHDSTFVHPFDDLQVMEGQGTVGLEIFKDSSFKIDYLLMAIGGGGLASGVSTVFRQLSPKTKLIGVEPLGSPSMKVAIDEGHVVTLSEIDKFVDGAAVKRVGDATFEICRRNLDKVLLVPEGKVCTTILQLYNEEAIVAEPAGALTIAALDFIKDEIRGKNVVCLVGGGNNDITRTEEIKERSLLYEGLKHYFIIRFPQRAGAFRDFLNVLGPNADISRFEYVKKTNRETGPAVVGVELKHREDFEPLIQRMQEQNIAFEYLNDQPDIFQFLI is encoded by the coding sequence ATGAGTACGGTAGCCGACGTAGATAAGAAAATAGTCTTTCCTGATCTGGATAATATCTATCTGGCGGCTGACCGACTGCGGGGAGTAGCGGTACATACGCCTTTGCAGGAGAACATCAATCTGTCGGATCGGTACGGGGCCAATATCTTCCTCAAACGCGAAGATCTGCAGGTGGTCCGGTCCTACAAGATTCGGGGTGCCTATAACAAAATGGCAAGCCTGCCAGCCGAAGCTCTGGCGAAGGGCGTTGTGTGTGCCAGTGCCGGTAATCACGCCCAGGGCCTGGCCTATGCCTGTCGGAAAATGGCGGTGCAGGGCACGATTTTCATGCCAACCACCACACCGAACCAGAAGGTAAAGCAGGTTAAATTGTTCGGTAAAGAGTTCGTGGAGGTGATGCTCATTGGCGATACCTACGATGATGCCTATTATGCGGCCATTGAGTACGTAAAGACCCACGACAGCACCTTTGTGCACCCCTTTGACGACCTGCAGGTTATGGAAGGTCAGGGAACGGTCGGGCTGGAAATTTTTAAAGATTCCAGCTTCAAGATTGATTACCTGCTGATGGCTATTGGCGGGGGTGGGCTCGCATCCGGCGTTTCAACTGTATTTCGACAACTCAGCCCCAAAACCAAGCTCATTGGCGTAGAGCCGCTGGGGTCGCCATCCATGAAGGTTGCTATAGACGAAGGCCACGTCGTTACGCTCAGCGAGATTGATAAGTTTGTGGATGGCGCAGCCGTGAAACGGGTTGGCGACGCTACCTTTGAGATTTGCCGTAGAAATCTCGACAAAGTGCTGCTGGTACCGGAAGGGAAAGTCTGCACAACCATTCTGCAGCTTTACAACGAAGAAGCCATCGTAGCCGAGCCAGCCGGAGCCTTAACCATTGCTGCACTGGATTTTATTAAAGACGAAATTCGTGGTAAGAACGTAGTCTGTCTGGTTGGTGGCGGTAATAATGACATTACGCGAACCGAAGAAATCAAGGAGCGTTCGCTGCTATACGAAGGGCTTAAGCATTACTTTATCATTCGTTTTCCGCAACGGGCTGGTGCCTTCCGTGATTTTCTCAACGTGCTGGGCCCTAACGCAGATATCAGCCGCTTTGAGTATGTTAAGAAAACGAACCGGGAAACTGGTCCTGCAGTGGTGGGCGTCGAACTTAAACATCGCGAAGATTTTGAGCCACTCATCCAGCGCATGCAGGAGCAAAACATCGCCTTCGAGTATCTGAACGATCAACCTGACATATTCCAGTTTTTGATATAG
- a CDS encoding helix-turn-helix transcriptional regulator → MLRVPSSIQPDQFQSLSIRRSDASEMTFVAYRSDVYPERNEVFFEEHAVIVVLEGEKKFSSPTQELHVHKGQILFFQRGCYSMNESIDSSYRSLVFFVNEKLLKEFVGQHLSLFQSVPAPLPSDSILSLASSPTFATFIGSLLPYFGAKTPFLNELLRLKFQELLLHLLELDNSGQLRAILLHIYQGQKPDLDYLMHTYLLKPLSMNELSRLSGRSLSAFKRDFEDHFHTSPGQWIRHKRLEHAHFLLRNTDKNVSEVSMEIGYESVSHFIKAYKQQYGFTPKHSA, encoded by the coding sequence ATGCTCCGCGTTCCTTCCTCTATTCAGCCCGATCAGTTTCAGTCCTTGAGCATTCGACGGTCCGACGCGTCGGAGATGACCTTTGTAGCGTACCGTAGCGACGTATACCCCGAACGGAACGAGGTCTTTTTTGAAGAGCACGCGGTTATTGTCGTGTTGGAAGGCGAGAAAAAATTCAGCTCACCCACGCAGGAATTGCACGTCCACAAAGGCCAGATTCTATTCTTTCAGCGCGGCTGCTACTCCATGAATGAATCCATTGATTCGAGTTATCGAAGCCTTGTTTTCTTCGTCAATGAAAAGCTTTTAAAAGAATTCGTTGGTCAACATTTAAGCTTGTTTCAATCGGTACCCGCCCCGCTCCCGTCCGACTCAATTCTTTCACTCGCTTCGTCACCTACGTTCGCCACCTTTATTGGGTCGTTGCTACCTTATTTTGGCGCTAAAACGCCTTTTCTGAATGAATTATTACGTCTGAAGTTCCAGGAGTTGTTACTGCATCTGCTCGAGCTGGATAACTCCGGCCAGCTAAGAGCTATACTCCTGCATATTTATCAGGGACAGAAGCCTGACCTCGACTATTTGATGCACACATACCTCCTGAAGCCGTTGTCTATGAATGAGTTATCGCGGCTCTCCGGGCGTAGCCTGTCGGCATTTAAGCGTGATTTTGAAGATCATTTTCATACATCACCCGGTCAATGGATTCGTCACAAACGTCTTGAGCACGCCCATTTTTTACTTCGTAATACGGATAAGAATGTATCGGAGGTTAGTATGGAGATTGGCTACGAAAGCGTATCCCATTTCATTAAAGCGTACAAGCAGCAATACGGTTTTACACCCAAACACAGCGCTTGA
- the leuC gene encoding 3-isopropylmalate dehydratase large subunit, with the protein MSTPKTLFDKVWDAHVVRQIEDGPDVLFIDRHFIHEVTSPVAFLGLEGRGASVLYSGRTFATADHNTPTLNQHLPVADPLSANQLAALERNATSHGISYWGLGHEKNGIVHVVGPENGITLPGMTIVCGDSHTSTHGAFGAIAFGIGTSEVEMVLASQCIMQPKPKKMRINVNGVLGKGVLPKDVILYIISQISASGATGYFVEYAGDVFENMSMEGRMTVCNMSIEMGARGGMIAPDQQTLDYLNGRELAPKGEQWEKLVPYWQTLKTEEGALFDVDLTFDAADIEPQITYGTNPGMGTGVTRQIPIAEAVKDGAASYKKSLQYMGFAENESMIGKPVDFVFLGSCTNGRIEDFRAFASIVKGRQKADHVTAWLVPGSHIVEKQIQDEGILDILKQAGFELRQPGCSACLAMNEDKIPAGKYAVSTSNRNFEGRQGPGARTLLASPLVAAAAAVTGVVTDPRQLI; encoded by the coding sequence ATGAGTACCCCAAAAACCTTATTCGATAAAGTATGGGATGCGCACGTGGTTCGGCAGATTGAAGATGGCCCCGATGTGCTGTTTATCGATCGCCATTTCATTCACGAAGTAACAAGCCCAGTTGCCTTTTTAGGGCTGGAAGGGCGGGGCGCATCGGTGTTGTACTCGGGACGTACCTTTGCGACCGCCGATCACAATACGCCTACTCTTAACCAGCATTTACCCGTTGCTGATCCGCTGTCAGCTAACCAGTTAGCCGCACTTGAACGTAATGCGACCTCACACGGTATTTCGTACTGGGGCTTAGGGCACGAGAAAAACGGTATTGTACACGTAGTAGGCCCGGAAAATGGCATCACCCTGCCCGGCATGACTATCGTTTGTGGCGACTCGCATACCTCAACCCATGGTGCATTCGGTGCGATTGCGTTTGGTATCGGTACGTCGGAAGTTGAGATGGTGCTGGCGTCTCAATGCATTATGCAGCCTAAACCCAAGAAAATGCGCATTAACGTCAATGGCGTATTAGGTAAAGGCGTATTACCGAAAGATGTGATTCTGTACATCATTTCGCAGATTTCGGCGAGCGGAGCCACCGGCTACTTTGTTGAATATGCTGGCGATGTTTTCGAGAATATGAGCATGGAAGGCCGCATGACGGTCTGCAACATGAGCATCGAGATGGGCGCTCGGGGCGGTATGATCGCTCCGGATCAGCAAACCCTTGATTACCTGAACGGCCGTGAACTGGCCCCCAAAGGCGAGCAATGGGAAAAGCTGGTTCCGTACTGGCAGACGCTTAAAACCGAAGAAGGTGCTCTATTTGATGTTGATTTAACGTTCGACGCAGCCGATATCGAGCCACAGATCACCTATGGCACCAATCCTGGCATGGGCACGGGCGTAACGCGCCAGATCCCAATAGCCGAGGCCGTAAAGGATGGCGCTGCGAGCTACAAAAAATCGTTGCAGTACATGGGTTTTGCCGAAAACGAATCGATGATTGGTAAGCCGGTCGATTTTGTCTTCCTCGGAAGCTGTACTAACGGTCGTATCGAAGATTTCCGGGCCTTTGCCTCTATCGTAAAAGGCCGTCAGAAAGCCGATCACGTAACGGCCTGGCTGGTACCTGGGTCGCACATTGTAGAAAAGCAGATTCAGGACGAGGGCATCCTCGATATTCTGAAACAGGCCGGATTTGAATTACGTCAGCCGGGTTGTTCCGCTTGTCTGGCCATGAATGAAGACAAAATCCCGGCGGGGAAATATGCCGTATCGACCTCAAACCGCAACTTCGAAGGCCGCCAAGGCCCCGGTGCCCGCACCCTGTTGGCTAGTCCACTCGTTGCTGCAGCGGCTGCCGTAACAGGCGTAGTAACGGATCCCCGTCAACTTATTTAA
- the leuD gene encoding 3-isopropylmalate dehydratase small subunit — MAYDKFTILRSSAVPMPIENVDTDQIIPARFLKATERKGFGDNLFRDWRYNNDDTPKADFVLNNPTYSGKILVGGKNFGSGSSREHAAWAIYDYGFRCVVSSFFADIFRNNSLNIGILPVQVSPEFLEKIFAAIDADPKTELEVNLPKQTITLLVTGESETFDINGYKKHNLTNGYDDIDYLLSMKNEIAAFAETRPF; from the coding sequence ATGGCTTACGACAAATTCACTATACTCCGCAGCAGTGCCGTTCCGATGCCAATCGAAAACGTAGACACTGACCAGATTATTCCCGCCCGTTTTCTGAAAGCGACCGAGCGCAAAGGATTCGGCGATAACCTCTTCCGCGACTGGCGTTACAATAACGACGATACGCCCAAAGCTGATTTTGTGCTGAACAACCCTACTTACTCGGGCAAAATTCTCGTAGGCGGCAAAAACTTCGGCAGCGGATCAAGCCGCGAACACGCAGCCTGGGCCATCTATGATTATGGATTCCGTTGCGTAGTGTCGAGCTTCTTCGCCGACATTTTCCGAAATAACTCCTTGAACATCGGTATTCTTCCGGTGCAGGTTAGCCCGGAGTTTTTAGAGAAAATATTTGCGGCCATTGACGCCGATCCTAAAACCGAACTGGAAGTAAACTTGCCCAAGCAAACGATTACTCTTCTGGTAACCGGAGAAAGCGAAACATTTGATATTAACGGCTACAAAAAGCACAACCTAACCAATGGTTACGACGATATCGACTATCTCCTGTCGATGAAGAACGAAATCGCGGCCTTCGCTGAAACGCGACCATTTTAA
- a CDS encoding alpha-isopropylmalate synthase regulatory domain-containing protein — protein sequence MARRYIEIMDTTLRDGEQTSGVSFSASEKLALAQLLLTEVKVDRVEVASARVSAGELEAVQQITQWAAKVGLLDKVEVLTFVDGQASLDWMLASGAKVMNLLTKGSLNHLTHQLKKTPQEHFADIQQVICQAGKQEIQVNVYLEDWSNGMRNSPEYIFQYLDFLQTQPIKRVLLPDTLGILIPSEAYRFVQQLVSRYPTLHFDFHAHNDYDLSIANVMEAIRAGAHGVHLTVNGLGERAGNAPMASAIAVLRDFMPDVKMGVVEKSLYQVSKIVETFSGLRIPDNKPVVGDNVFTQTAGIHADGDKKNNLYFNTLLPERFGRKRSYALGKTSGKANIENNLRELGIQLSDADLKKVTQRVIELGDQKEVVTREDLPYVISDVLNTNAIASRVEILNYVLTHSKDLKPSATLRMRIAEEQFEENAQGDGQYDAFMNALKKIYARMKLTLPELTDYAVRIPTGGRTDALCETIITWKHKNREFKTRGLDSDQTVSAIKATQKMLNTLD from the coding sequence ATGGCACGTCGCTATATTGAAATTATGGATACGACGCTCCGCGATGGCGAACAGACCAGCGGAGTGTCGTTTTCAGCGTCAGAAAAGCTTGCCCTGGCCCAACTACTGCTTACTGAAGTTAAAGTAGACCGCGTCGAAGTAGCTTCAGCCCGGGTATCGGCTGGTGAGTTAGAAGCTGTTCAGCAAATCACCCAATGGGCAGCCAAAGTTGGTTTACTGGATAAGGTTGAGGTATTGACATTCGTTGATGGGCAGGCGTCACTGGACTGGATGCTGGCATCAGGAGCGAAGGTTATGAATCTTCTTACGAAAGGCTCTCTTAATCACTTAACCCATCAGCTTAAGAAAACACCTCAGGAGCATTTTGCCGATATCCAGCAAGTCATTTGCCAAGCCGGGAAGCAGGAGATACAGGTTAACGTCTATCTCGAAGACTGGAGCAACGGCATGCGCAACTCGCCTGAGTATATCTTCCAGTACCTAGATTTCCTTCAAACGCAGCCCATTAAGCGGGTGCTTTTGCCCGATACGTTAGGCATACTTATCCCATCTGAAGCTTACAGGTTTGTTCAGCAGTTAGTAAGCCGTTATCCGACGCTTCATTTTGACTTCCACGCTCATAATGATTACGATCTGAGCATCGCTAACGTTATGGAAGCTATCCGGGCAGGCGCACATGGCGTACACCTGACGGTCAATGGCCTTGGCGAACGGGCAGGCAACGCGCCCATGGCGAGTGCCATAGCCGTACTGCGGGACTTCATGCCGGACGTAAAAATGGGCGTCGTTGAGAAATCTCTTTATCAGGTTAGTAAAATAGTGGAGACCTTTTCGGGGCTTCGTATTCCTGATAACAAACCTGTTGTAGGCGACAATGTATTTACCCAAACAGCGGGTATCCACGCCGATGGCGACAAGAAGAACAACCTCTATTTTAACACCCTCCTCCCGGAGCGCTTTGGCCGTAAACGTAGCTACGCCTTAGGCAAAACGTCAGGTAAAGCTAATATTGAGAATAACCTTCGGGAACTCGGTATCCAATTATCAGACGCTGACCTCAAGAAAGTAACGCAGCGAGTCATTGAACTTGGGGATCAAAAAGAGGTCGTCACGCGCGAAGATCTGCCCTACGTTATCTCCGACGTGTTAAATACCAATGCTATTGCCTCACGGGTAGAGATACTCAATTATGTATTGACACACTCCAAGGACCTCAAGCCATCGGCAACACTGCGAATGCGCATTGCCGAAGAGCAATTTGAGGAGAATGCACAAGGCGATGGTCAGTACGATGCGTTTATGAACGCTCTCAAAAAGATTTATGCCCGGATGAAACTCACGCTGCCCGAGCTAACGGACTATGCGGTACGTATTCCAACAGGCGGTCGTACTGACGCTCTTTGCGAGACTATTATCACCTGGAAACATAAGAATCGTGAATTTAAAACGCGGGGCCTCGACTCTGACCAAACGGTTTCGGCTATCAAGGCAACCCAAAAAATGCTGAACACACTCGATTAA
- the leuB gene encoding 3-isopropylmalate dehydrogenase: MAKKHILVVPGDGIGAEVTTVGKQVLEVIAQKFGHEFTYDEALIGHVAIEASGSPLPDETLTKMRAADAVLFGAVGHPKYDNDPSAKVRPEQGLLKMRKELGLYANLRPIKLFDELLGASSIKPEILRGADILFFRELTGDVYFGKRERIDEGNTAYDTMIYSKYEVERITRKAFEAARTRSKRLCSVDKANVLESSRLWREVVQALAPEYPDVTVEHQFIDAAAMLLIKDPKRFDVVVTGNLFGDILTDEASQIAGSMGMLASASVGDNTGVYEPIHGSAHDITGKGVANPMASVLSVALMLDISFGLKAEAEAVVNAIDGVLKAGYRTRDIADTTTPSELLLGTEAIGQKILEQLSN; this comes from the coding sequence ATGGCAAAAAAACACATTCTCGTTGTCCCCGGCGATGGTATTGGGGCAGAAGTAACCACCGTTGGTAAGCAAGTTCTGGAAGTAATCGCTCAAAAATTTGGGCATGAGTTCACATACGACGAAGCCCTCATTGGCCACGTTGCCATTGAAGCTTCCGGCTCTCCCCTGCCCGACGAAACGTTAACTAAAATGCGTGCTGCCGACGCCGTTTTGTTCGGTGCAGTAGGTCATCCCAAATACGATAACGATCCATCGGCTAAAGTACGTCCTGAACAAGGGCTCCTCAAGATGCGAAAAGAGCTGGGTTTATACGCTAACCTGCGGCCTATCAAACTCTTTGACGAACTACTTGGTGCATCTAGTATCAAACCGGAGATTTTACGTGGAGCCGATATTCTGTTCTTCCGGGAGTTAACCGGAGACGTGTACTTTGGCAAAAGAGAACGGATTGACGAAGGCAATACGGCTTACGACACGATGATCTATAGCAAATATGAAGTAGAGCGTATTACCCGTAAAGCATTCGAAGCGGCACGTACTCGCAGCAAAAGATTGTGTTCCGTTGATAAAGCGAATGTATTGGAAAGCAGCCGTCTGTGGCGTGAAGTAGTTCAGGCGCTTGCCCCAGAATATCCTGACGTTACGGTCGAACATCAGTTTATTGATGCGGCCGCTATGTTGCTTATTAAAGATCCAAAGCGTTTCGATGTCGTAGTTACTGGAAATCTGTTTGGGGATATCCTGACCGATGAAGCTAGTCAGATAGCGGGTTCAATGGGTATGCTTGCTTCTGCTTCAGTTGGTGATAACACCGGTGTTTATGAGCCTATTCACGGATCAGCGCACGATATTACGGGTAAAGGCGTAGCAAATCCTATGGCGTCAGTGTTGTCAGTAGCTTTAATGCTTGATATTTCGTTTGGCTTAAAAGCCGAGGCTGAAGCAGTGGTAAATGCCATCGATGGCGTTCTGAAAGCAGGTTATCGGACGCGCGATATAGCCGATACAACAACACCCTCAGAATTACTGCTTGGTACAGAAGCAATTGGACAGAAAATTCTGGAGCAATTATCCAATTAA